ATGACCAGGAAATGAAAACTTTATTATGTACGCCGCGATTTCCAACCTATCCATCCGGACACGCCACAATGTCAGGCTGCAGTGAAGTGGTACTAAGCTACTTTTTCCCTAAAGAAGCAAAAAAGCTAAAGAAAATCGCTGAAGATGATGCGGTCAGCCGCTTGTATGGCGGTGTTCACTTTCCTTCAGATAACGAGGAAGGAATCAGACTCGGCCGTTATATCGGTCATAGAATTGTCCAATATTTGAAAAACGAGCGGGATGCACGTCATAAGAAAGTTGATCACCCAGTAAACGATTATAGGGACGCAGGAATTTTTCCGGAGGATTACCAGCAGTTTATCCCCTATGAGTTTCCAAATGATTGTACTTCTCTGGTAGGGGATTTTGACGATTTTGGTAGAGCGGGCGATAAAAAAGAAGAACCTAAGAAAAACTTTCCAGACCCTAAGTTGTTTTATTAAGGGAGACAGATGAAATCTGTCTCCCTTTTTTATTCAACAGGTGTAAAAGTAGCGGATGATGTTAGCTCAATTACATCTCCTTCCCAATCCCCCAGGCTGTCCCAATTGTCAGCAGCCATAACAAAGAAGTGATTGTCCACTTAAGGCAAGGTTTTCCCTTTTTGATCCGGTTTTCTTCAGTCATTATAACCTTCTCCTTTTTCCTATTTATATGACGTGACTGTGTTGAAAAGTAATCGCTTCGAAAATATAATTTTCTATAAATTACTAAGGTAAACCGTTTGTATAAAAGGTTGACATAGTTCGGTGAAATAGGGTAATCTTCACTCATACATAATAGGAAAAAGTAGGTGCAATCGATGAATTTACGAACGATGGTTTACGCTTCTTTATTTGCAGCAATCATAGGGGCTCTCGGACTATTGCCGCCAATTGTTACACCATTTACTCCAGTGCCAATTACGGCCCAGACTCTTGGAGTAATGCTGGCCGGTTCAATCCTGGGTGCAAAACGAGGGGGATTGAGTCTATTACTCTTTGTTTTACTTGTAACCTTTGGTGCTCCGCTGCTTTCAGGTGGAAGAGGCGGACTTGGTGTATTATTTGGCCCGTCCGGCGGTTATATTATGGCATGGCCAATTGCAGCTTTTCTCATTGGATTTTTAGTAGAACGTTTTTGGAAAAAACTAAATCTAGGACTATATTTTTTATTTAACTTGCTGGGCGGGGTTGTGCTTGTATATGCATTTGGAGT
This window of the Halobacillus sp. Marseille-Q1614 genome carries:
- a CDS encoding biotin transporter BioY is translated as MNLRTMVYASLFAAIIGALGLLPPIVTPFTPVPITAQTLGVMLAGSILGAKRGGLSLLLFVLLVTFGAPLLSGGRGGLGVLFGPSGGYIMAWPIAAFLIGFLVERFWKKLNLGLYFLFNLLGGVVLVYAFGVTYLSIMTQTPWTSAMWAAFVFIPGDLVKVVAASLLARQINRVYPIIEKEKNIKRHSSVA
- a CDS encoding vanadium-dependent haloperoxidase; translation: MDEGYLRWSETPYAGEEHPPANAVTPSAGSWPLMYLRKDREGSYYGPDGRKMDLPIVHPDKIDFERELKEVKYTLKHLTEEQKKIGVYYGTGVPTKQWTPVIDRLLDTYNVSPTYAARILAVVQAAVNDTMMLVWDLKYRWDVARPDQYDQEMKTLLCTPRFPTYPSGHATMSGCSEVVLSYFFPKEAKKLKKIAEDDAVSRLYGGVHFPSDNEEGIRLGRYIGHRIVQYLKNERDARHKKVDHPVNDYRDAGIFPEDYQQFIPYEFPNDCTSLVGDFDDFGRAGDKKEEPKKNFPDPKLFY